A stretch of Candidatus Polarisedimenticolaceae bacterium DNA encodes these proteins:
- a CDS encoding fatty acid desaturase gives MDLRATLRRIDWPIAIFLVAYHAALIVGLPVYFARNTPSPGVVVAALVLLVVTEIGIGAAYHRFYAHRCYKMNKAAEAVLLFLATLAFQGSALKWSHDHRRHHAHVDTDDDPYSIKKGFFYAHMGWLFYKTAPIDPRLVRDLERNRLVMFQHRWFVTLGVGANAAVCAMVGAATGDWLGSFTLVWWTRLLASHHLTWFINSLAHTWGSKTYSREHSAVDNFVIAFLTVGEGYHNYHHTFASDYRNGVKWYHFDPTKWTIFLLNKLGLAKDLRRFSRETIERRLLEEDRRLLLDQLRTVAAAKRAEFERRIHELADELQAKRRRIAQATAELRQAGRNNAEALRAEVQALREAVRRDMRDWSRLCDTVLSLAPIAA, from the coding sequence GTGGATCTTCGTGCAACCTTGCGCCGCATCGACTGGCCCATCGCGATCTTCCTCGTCGCCTACCACGCGGCGCTGATCGTCGGGCTCCCCGTCTACTTCGCCCGCAACACGCCGTCCCCGGGCGTCGTCGTCGCGGCGCTCGTGCTGCTCGTCGTCACCGAGATCGGAATCGGAGCGGCGTACCACCGGTTCTACGCGCATCGCTGCTACAAGATGAACAAGGCGGCGGAAGCGGTCCTGCTCTTCCTCGCGACCCTCGCCTTCCAGGGAAGCGCGCTGAAGTGGTCCCACGACCACCGGCGGCACCACGCGCACGTCGACACGGACGACGATCCGTATTCGATCAAGAAGGGGTTCTTCTACGCGCACATGGGCTGGTTGTTCTACAAGACCGCGCCCATCGACCCGCGACTGGTGCGGGACCTCGAGCGGAACCGGCTCGTGATGTTCCAGCACCGCTGGTTCGTCACGCTCGGCGTCGGGGCCAACGCCGCGGTTTGCGCGATGGTCGGCGCCGCGACGGGAGACTGGCTGGGATCGTTCACCCTGGTGTGGTGGACGCGCCTGCTCGCCTCGCACCACCTCACCTGGTTCATCAACTCGCTCGCCCACACGTGGGGCTCGAAGACCTATTCGCGGGAGCACTCCGCCGTCGACAACTTCGTGATCGCGTTCCTGACGGTGGGCGAGGGGTACCACAACTACCACCACACCTTCGCGTCGGACTACCGCAACGGGGTGAAGTGGTACCACTTCGACCCGACCAAATGGACGATCTTCCTCCTCAACAAGCTCGGCCTCGCGAAGGACCTTCGCCGCTTCAGCCGCGAGACGATCGAGCGACGGCTTCTCGAGGAGGACCGCCGCCTGCTGCTCGACCAGCTGCGCACCGTCGCCGCGGCGAAACGCGCCGAGTTCGAGCGGCGGATCCACGAGCTCGCCGACGAGCTCCAGGCCAAGCGCCGCCGGATCGCCCAGGCGACCGCGGAGCTGCGCCAGGCGGGCCGGAACAACGCCGAGGCGCTCCGCGCCGAGGTTCAGGCCCTGCGCGAAGCCGTCCGGCGGGACATGCGGGACTGGTCGCGGCTCTGCGACACGGTGCTTTCGCTCGCGCCCATCGCCGCCTGA
- a CDS encoding c(7)-type cytochrome triheme domain-containing protein has protein sequence MKKVFAVLAVFAVVVAAGTLFAEDKKAPEKITYAAKPGEVTFDHAKHVEKAKGDCKACHPGIFEQAQGKLGEYKASMHKTAEAEKKACGACHVAGGAAFESKGNCAKCHIKK, from the coding sequence ATGAAGAAGGTGTTCGCCGTTCTCGCCGTGTTCGCCGTCGTGGTGGCCGCGGGAACCCTGTTCGCCGAGGACAAGAAAGCTCCCGAGAAGATCACGTATGCCGCGAAGCCGGGCGAAGTGACCTTCGACCACGCCAAGCACGTCGAGAAGGCCAAGGGCGATTGCAAGGCGTGCCACCCCGGCATCTTCGAGCAGGCGCAGGGCAAGCTGGGCGAGTACAAGGCCAGCATGCACAAGACCGCCGAAGCCGAGAAGAAGGCCTGCGGTGCCTGTCACGTCGCCGGCGGCGCGGCGTTCGAGAGCAAGGGCAACTGCGCGAAGTGCCACATCAAGAAGTAA